AGGTGCCCTGAGAACGACATTGACCGTTTTGCTAAATGGATTTAGCTTTCGATCGCCAACGAATATCCGGCATCAGGCCGGAAGCCACAGGAGGAGGAAACATGACCCGCAGGATCGGTCGCCGGCTCGTGCTCGCCGGCGCCTTCGCGGCCACCCTGACCGCCACGGCCCTGACCTCGGCGGCCTTCGCCCCGGCGGCCCATGCCGCGGAGACCCGCATGGGCGTGGTCGTCAAGATCGGCGGCATTCCCTGGTTCAACGCCATGGAGGCGGGCATCAGGCAGCGCGCCAAGGAGCTGGGGGTGAACGCCTTCATGGTCGGCCCGACCAGCGCCGACCCGGCGCTCCAGGTCCGCGCGGTCGAGGACCTGATCGCCCAGCGCGTCGACGTGATCGGCGTGGTGCCGAACGACGCCGAGGTGCTGGAACCCGTGCTCCAGCGCGCCCGGGACGCCGGCATCAAGGTGATCACCCATGAATCGCCCAAGCAGAAGAACGCCGACTGGAACTTCGAGCTGGCCTCGGTCGAGGGCTTCGGCGACGCCTACGGCAAGATGCTGGCCGACCGGCTGGGCGGGAAGGGCAAGTACGCGGTCTTCGTCGGCTCGCTCACCGTGCCGCTCCACAACGCCTGGGCCGACGCCGCCATCGCCTACATCAAGCAGAACCATCCGGAGATGGAGCTGGTCGGGGAGCGCTACGGCGTCGCCGAGAACGTGGACGAGTCCCGGCGGACCGCGCTCGACCTGATGCGCGCCCATCCCGACCTGAAGGGCTTCCTCGCCTTCGGCAGCCAGGGCCCGATCGGCGCCGCCCGCGCCGTCAACGAGCGCCGCAAGGGCGGCGAGGTGGCCGTGCTCGGCCCGTTCTCGCCGGGGCAGGGGCGCCGCCTGGTCCATGACGACGTCCTGACCGGCGGCTTCATGTGGAACCCGATGGAGGCCGGCAAGGTCTTCGTGACCCTGGGCGACATGCTGGCCAAGGGGCAGGAGATCGAGGACGGGATGGAGATCCCCGGGCTGGGCAAGGTCAATCCCGACTTCGCCGAGCGCAACATCATCGTCGACCAGCTCGTCGAGCTGAACAAGGACACGGTCGACGAGCTGGCCGAACTCGGCCTCTGAACCCTCTGGATTGGCAATGCTTCTTCGACTTGAGAAGGTGTCGAAGGTGTTCGGCGGCGTGAAGGCGCTGCAGGACGTCTCCTTCGACGTGGCGGCCGGCGAGGTCCTGTGCCTCGCCGGGGAGAACGGGTGCGGCAAGAGCACGCTGATCAAGATCGTCAGCGGCGTCTACCGCCCCGAACCGGGCGCCACCCTGCTGTTCGACGGCAAGCCGATGGACGGCCTGACCCCGGGGCAGGCCCGCGCGCTCGGCATCCAGGTGATCTGGCAGGACCTGGCCCTGTTCCCCGAGATGTCGGTGGCGGAGAACATCGCCTTCGAACGCAACCTCGGCGGCGGGCCGCGGCTGGTGAACTACGCGGCGATGCGCGAGGCCGCGGCCGGCATCCTGGCCCGGCTGGGCGTGACGCTCGACCTGGACCGTCCCTTGCGCGAGCTGTCGATCGCCCAGCGGCAGGTGGTCGCGATCTGCCGGGCGCTGATCGCGGACGCCCGGCTGGTCTTCATGGACGAGCCGACCGCCTCCCTCAGCCAGGCGGAGACCGACGCCCTTCTGACGATCGTCCGCCGGCTGTCGGCCGACGGCATCGCCGTCGTGTTCGTCAGCCACCGGCTGGCCGAGGTGCTGGAGGTCTGCAGCCGGGTCACCGTGCTGCGCGACGGCCGCAACGTCGGCACCTTCCCGACCGAGGGCATGACCCAGACCCGACTGACCGAGCTGATGACCGGCCAGACCTTCGACCAGGCGGTGCGCGCCGCCGACCGTTCCGCGGCGCCTGCCGTGCTGGAGGTGGCGGGGCTGACCCGGCGCGGCGAGTACCAGGACGTCTCCCTCACGGTCCGCCGGGGCGAGGTCGTCGGCATCACCGGTCGCCTGGGTGCCGGCCGGACCGAGCTGGCGCTGTCGCTGTTCGGCATGACCCGGCCCGACGCCGGGGAGATCCGGCTGGACGGCAAGCCGCTCCGCCTGCGCTCCAACCGCGACGCCATCGCGGCCGGCATCGCTTATGTGTCGGAGGACCGGCTGTCGCTCGGCCTCGTCCAGCCCCAGTCGATCGCCGACAACACGGCGCTGCCGGTGCTCGACCGGCTGCTGGGCGCCGGCGGCCTGCTGTCGGACCGGAAGAAGTCGGCCCTGGTGTCGGACTGGGTCCGGCGGCTGGCGGTCAAGATCGGCCGTCCGGAGGACGCCGTCTCCACCCTGTCCGGCGGCAACCAGCAGCGCATCGTGCTGGCGAAGTGGCTGGCGACCGAGCCCAAGGTGCTGATCCTGGACTCTCCCACGGTCGGCGTCGATGTCGGCGCCCGCGCCGGGATCTTCTCGATCGTCCACAAGCTCGCCGAGGAGGGCATGGCCATCATCCTGATCTCCGACGAGATACCCGAGGTCTATTTCAACTGCGACCGCATCCTGCACATGCGCGACGGGCGCCTGATCGACGAATACCTGCCGGGGGCGGTCCCGATCGACCGGATCGAGAGCCACGTCCATGCATAGGTTCCGCTTGCCCCATATCGGCACGACCGAACGCTGGTTGATGGCCGTGATCGCCGCGATGTGCCTGTTCCTGGCGCTCACCACCGACAGCTTCTTCACTCTGGTCAACCTGTTCGACCTGCTCAACATCAGTGCCGTCAACGTGATCTTCGCGGCCGGCCTGCTGGTGGTGCTGATCGCGGGCGGCATCGACATCTCGTTCGCGGTCGCGGCGTCCGTGGTCCAGTACCTGACCGCCATCACGGTGGAGCAGTTCGGCGGCGGCAACTGGGCCGTCGGGTTCCTGGTCGCGTCGTTCTACGGCTTCGCGCTGGGCGCGCTGAACGCGACCCTGATCTGGCGGTTCCGGATCATCTCGATCGTCGTGACCATCGCGACCTTCAACCTGTTCTTCGGCGCACTGATGTTCTTCACCCAGGGCGTCTCGATCTACGACCTGCCGGACTGGTGGCTG
This is a stretch of genomic DNA from Skermanella sp. TT6. It encodes these proteins:
- a CDS encoding autoinducer 2 ABC transporter substrate-binding protein; this encodes MTRRIGRRLVLAGAFAATLTATALTSAAFAPAAHAAETRMGVVVKIGGIPWFNAMEAGIRQRAKELGVNAFMVGPTSADPALQVRAVEDLIAQRVDVIGVVPNDAEVLEPVLQRARDAGIKVITHESPKQKNADWNFELASVEGFGDAYGKMLADRLGGKGKYAVFVGSLTVPLHNAWADAAIAYIKQNHPEMELVGERYGVAENVDESRRTALDLMRAHPDLKGFLAFGSQGPIGAARAVNERRKGGEVAVLGPFSPGQGRRLVHDDVLTGGFMWNPMEAGKVFVTLGDMLAKGQEIEDGMEIPGLGKVNPDFAERNIIVDQLVELNKDTVDELAELGL
- a CDS encoding sugar ABC transporter ATP-binding protein, which codes for MLLRLEKVSKVFGGVKALQDVSFDVAAGEVLCLAGENGCGKSTLIKIVSGVYRPEPGATLLFDGKPMDGLTPGQARALGIQVIWQDLALFPEMSVAENIAFERNLGGGPRLVNYAAMREAAAGILARLGVTLDLDRPLRELSIAQRQVVAICRALIADARLVFMDEPTASLSQAETDALLTIVRRLSADGIAVVFVSHRLAEVLEVCSRVTVLRDGRNVGTFPTEGMTQTRLTELMTGQTFDQAVRAADRSAAPAVLEVAGLTRRGEYQDVSLTVRRGEVVGITGRLGAGRTELALSLFGMTRPDAGEIRLDGKPLRLRSNRDAIAAGIAYVSEDRLSLGLVQPQSIADNTALPVLDRLLGAGGLLSDRKKSALVSDWVRRLAVKIGRPEDAVSTLSGGNQQRIVLAKWLATEPKVLILDSPTVGVDVGARAGIFSIVHKLAEEGMAIILISDEIPEVYFNCDRILHMRDGRLIDEYLPGAVPIDRIESHVHA